AATCCATTAAGTAGGAGTCATAATCATGATCGTATATGAGAAAGCACCTGCTAAGATCAATTTGACATTGGACATCTTGCGGAAACGTGAAGACGGCTACCATGAAGTCGAGATGGTGATGACCATGGTGGATTTGGCCGACCGTCTGGAGCTGAAAACGCTGGATCGCGATACGATCATCATCGCAAGTCCCGTCGGCTATATCCCCGTTGATGAGAAAAACCATGCCTTCCAGGCTGCGAAGCTGATCAAAGAGCGTTATGGGGTCAAAGAAGGCGTCTATATCCATATCGACAAGCAGATTCCCGTCTCCGCCGGTTTGGGAGGCGGGAGCAGCGATGCTGCGGCGACGCTGCGCGGCTTGAATCGCTTGTGGAATCTAAATATCAGCGAGCAAGAACTGCAGGAATTAGCAGCTGAGATCGGTTCGGATGTGCCCTTCTGCGTCACCGGCGGAACGGCCCTTGCTGCCGGCAGAGGCGAGAAGCTGAAGCGGGTGAAGTCTCCTCCGCCTTGCTGGGTGATCCTGGCCAAACCCGCGATCAGCGTGTCCACGGCTGAGGTATACAGGAAGTTCGATGTCTCGGCCAATCAAGAGCCGGCAAGAAGTCGTCAGATGATCCAAGCGCTTGAGAATGGGGATTACGAAGGGATGTGCCGCTCTCTTGGCAATATGTTGGAGCAGGTGACCCTCCGCATGTATCCTGAGGTCGCACGCATCAAGGCCTGTATGGAGCGGCTTGGTGCTGACGGCGTGCAGATGTCGGGAAGCGGACCGACGGTTTTCGGTTTGGTAAGGAAGGAGTCCAAGGTGCATCGCATCTATAACGGTCTGCGGGGGTTCTGCAAAGAGGTGTATGTGGTTCGAACTTTGGCGTGATGAAACAGCACAGATTATTGCTTAAACCCGTACATAGATGATATATTCACTATATAACATTCGGATTTGGAGCATAATTTAGATTCATTTGGACCACATATAGACTGAGGAGATCACATAGATGAAGAAAATGAAAAGAAGTTCACGACTCGTGGACATGACACAATATTTGTTATCCCGCCCTCACACCTTAATCCCGCTCACTACTTTCGCTGAGCAATACAGGGCGGCCAAGTCGTCGATCAGTGAAGATCTGGCGATCATCAAGGAGGTCTTCACTTCCGAAGGTTTGGGAGAACTGATCACGGTCACGGGAGCGGCCGGCGGAGTCAAATATATCCCTCGGGCGCCGAAGCAGCAATCCCTGGCATTCATCCAGCGCATCTGTGCGATGCTGGGACAATCGGAGCGCATCCTGCCGGGGGGATATCTGTATATCACCGATCTCTTGGGAGAACCGTCGATCATGCAAGAGGTGGGCCGGATGTTCGCTTCAGCCTTCGCCGACCGCGAACTGGATGTCGTTATGACCGTGGAGACGAAAGGCATCCCGATCGCCTACGCTACAGCATCTTATCTGAATATCCCCGTAGTGATCGTGCGGCGGGATAACAAAGTGACGGAAGGTTCAGCCGTCAGCATCAACTATGTCTCGGGTTCATCCAAGCGCATCCAGACGATGTCCCTTGCCCGCAGGGCATTGTCAGAAGAAGCGAAGGTACTGATCATCGATGACTTCATGAAGGCCGGCGGCACGATTCAGGGCATGATGGATCTGCTTAAGGAGTTTCGGGCTACGGTGCAGGGTGTGGGCGTATTCGTCGAATCGGAAGTGCCGAACAAGGAAGAGCAGTTGATCAGCGATTATGTTTCTTTGGCCAAGATAGCTAAGATAGACCAGAAGGAGAAACGAATAGAAGTCCTTCCGGGCAATTACTTTGAGATGGAGGGTTGAACGAGATGACCATATCAATCGAAACGATCGCAACATCAGAAGCGCCTGCTGCGATCGGTCCATACTCGCAGGCGGTAAGAGCAGGCCAGATGCTCTGGACATCGGGGCAGATTCCCTTGACGGCTGACGGCCGCCTCGTGGAGGGCGGGATTGAGGAACAGACCCATCAGGTGTTTCGCAATTTGCAAGCGATCCTGAAGGAAGCAGGTGCTTCCTGGAAGGACGTTGTGAAGGTAACGGTATTCCTGAAGGATATGGATCAGTTCGCGGTTGTAAATGAGATTTACGCCTCGTATTTCGGTGATCACAAGCCGGCTAGATCCACCGTAGAAGCAGCCCGTTTGCCCAAAGATGTCCTGATCGAAATCGAATTAACAGCAATTTTGCACAATTAAATTTGTTATATTAGAAAAAATCAAAAAAATATCGCAAAAATAAGAAGGAATTTCGGCGCATTTGTGGAATTATACACCAACCAGCAGGTAGGGGAAAAAGGTGGTGAACACAGATGCAAATTACTGATGTCAGACTCCGCCGAGTCAACACAGACGGCAGGATGAAAGCGATCGCATCGATTACGATTGATAACGAATTCGTCGTTCACGACATTCGCGTAATCGACGGCAATAACGGCCTGTTCGTGGCCATGCCGAGCAAGCGTACACCTGACGGTGAGTTCAGGGACATCGCTCATCCGATCTCTTCTGCAACCCGCGAGAAGATCCAATCCGCGGTGCTCGCTGAGTACGAGCGTGCAGTAGAAGAAGATGAAAGTGTAGTAGAAGAAGGTGCATAATCTAAAGAGCAAGAGCCTGCGCTGTGCAGGCTCTTTTTCCTTGTCTCCGAATCTTATTCGCGGTGCCAGAGTAAAGATTTCCTCGATAGATAGAAGATTTTAGGGGCGAAAACAGCGATTCCTAATCCAAGGGTCATTGTGTTACGATAGAACGAGATCAACTGAAGATTGGAATTCTACTAGATGGAGGGTAATGGATTGATGAATCGTTATGGAATCGTTCTGGCAGCGGGCCAGGGCAAACGGATGAAATCCAAATTATATAAAGTACTCCATGAGGTCTGCGGCAAGCCGATGGTCGGCCATGTGACGGACGCACTCGCAGAAGCTGGAATCCAGCAAACCTACGTCGTGGTCGGTCACGGCGCGGAAGCGGTGCAGCAATACCTCGGAGAACGGGTTCAATATGTGATGCAGCAGGAGCAGTTGGGCACAGGACATGCGGTGCTGCAGGCTGCGCCGCTGCTGGCTGAGCAAGCGGGGACAACGGTTATCGTCTGCGGCGATACCCCGCTGATCCGCGGTGAGACGATCCGGCGGATGGTGGAGCTCCATGAGGAGAGCGGCGCGGCGGCGACGATCATGACCGCGGTCATCGAGGACCCAACGGGTTACGGCCGCATCATCCGCGGTGCGGACGGAAGCGTGGCAAGGATCGTGGAGCATAAGGACTGCGATGAGGAAGAAGCTGCCGTTCGCGAGATTAATGCGGGAACGTATGTTTTTGACAATCGCAAGCTGTTTGCCGCCTTGAGCCAGGTGACCAATGACAATGCGCAGGGCGAATACTATCTGACCGATGTGTTCCGCATTCTAAGCGGGGAACAGGAGCGGATCATCGCTTACCCGATCGAAGATATCACGGAGACGATCGGCGTGAATGACCGCATCGCCCTGGCCGAAGCTGAACGGCATATGCGCGAGCGGATTAACCGGGAGCTTATGCAGGGCGGCGTGACGATCATCGATCCGGTCCATACGTATATCGAGAGCGGCGTGACGATCGGCGCTGATACCGTACTCTTGCCGGGTACGATTCTAAGGAGCGGCACCATCATCGGCGAGGACTGTGTGATCGGGCCGCAGGCGGAGATCGCGGCTTCGAAGATCGGTTCAGGTGTCACGATCCGCTATGCGGTATTGGAGCAAGCTGTCGTCGGCGACGGCACGACGGTCGGTCCGTTTGCTTATCTGCGGCCGGGCGCTGAGATCGGCAGCGGCGTGAAGATCGGGGACTTCGTCGAGATCAAGAATTCGGTGATCGGAAACGGCAGCAAGGTGCCGCATCTCAGCTATGTCGGAGATGCCTATGTGGGCGAGCGGGTGAATATCGGCTGCGGCGTGATCACGGCGAACTATGACGGGTTCAACAAGAATCGCACGACGATCAAGAACGATGCATTCATCGGGAGCAACAGCAATCTGATCGCGCCTGTAACCGTCGGCGAAGGGGCTTATGTCGTCGCCGGCTCGACGATCACGCAGGATGTGCCCGATGATGCCATGGCCGTCGCCCGGGAGAGACAGACGAACAAAGAAGGGTATGCTTCGCGAATCAAAGCACGTATGAAATCGAAAAAAAGGGAATCCTAGTCGTATCACGGTTAAGCGGAATGGAGTGAACCCGGTTGTCTCAAGAAGACCCGAACTTGAAACTGTTCAGCGGCAATTCCAATCCCATGCTCGCGCAGGAAGTGGCGCGGGTGATCGGCGTGTCGCTGAGCGAAGCAGAGATCTCTCAGTTCAGCGACGGGGAGATCAAGATCCAGGTGCAGGAGAGCGTCCGCGGATGCGATGTGTACGTGATCCAGTCCACCTGTTCGCCGGTGAATGACCATCTGATGGAGATGCTCGTATTGGTGGATGCGCTGAAGCGCGCCTCGGCGAAGACGATCAATCTGGTCATCCCTTACTACGGCTATGCGCGGCAGGATCGCAAGGCGCGATCTCGGGACCCGATCACCGCTAAGCTCGTGGCCGATCTGATCACCGCCGCGGGCGCCCACCGCGTGATCACGATGGATCTGCATGCCACTCAGATCCAAGGGTTCTTCAACATCCCCGTCGATCATCTGCACGGCGTACCGATCATCTCGCAGTATTTTCAGACCAAGCAGCTGCAGGATGTCGTTGTCGTCTCCCCTGATCACGGGGGCGTGGTGCGCGCCCGCAAATTGGCTGAACAACTGCAAGCACCGATCGCGATCATCGATAAGCGCAGACCCGAGCCGAATGTCTGCGAAGTCATGCATATCATCGGCGATGTGGCCGGCAAAACCGCGATTATCATCGATGATATCATCGATACGGCGGGAACGATCGTGCTGGCGGCGGAAGCGCTGAGCCAAGCGGGGGCGAAGCGCATCTTTGCGACCTGCACTCACGCCGTGCTTTCCGGCAGTGCGATGGAACGCCTCCATCATTCAGTCATCGAAGAAGTTGTCGTAACCAATACGATTCCCTTCCGCGGCGGTTCGGATAAGTTCACGGTGTTGTCCGTTGCTGAACTGCTCGGCAAGGCGGTCATGCACATTCACGAGAATATCTCGATCAGCGTGCTGTTCGAGACCGTCTGAGGCTTCTGCAGAGAGGAATCCCGCAGGCGGTGCGGTGATCTGACGTTTGCGCTTGTCCGTCTTTCCTTATGTTGGAGAAACAAAACTACCCTGGTAAACGACCTGAGAGCCGGCGAAGTTTTTCTAGCTTTTCTTTGCTTTCATGGTTGTATGTTCGCTATAATGCATATAGATAAAGAGGAGAAGTAAAGGAGTCTGGATGGTGAAATGGATCGCAGGCCTGGGCAATCCAGGCGGCAAATATGAAGACAATCGGCATAATGTCGGTTTCATGGCCGTGGACCGCATGGCCGAGCGATGGGACCTCCGCTGGAGGGCGGACGCGAAATGCCGGGCTTATGTTGCCGAGGGCAGAGCGCCTAACGGAGAGTCCGTCGTTTTGTTGAAACCGCAAACCTATATGAACTTATCAGGAGAATCTGTGAAGGCATATATGAACTACTACAAGCTGCCCTTGGAGGACTTCATCGTCATCTATGATGATATGGACACAGAAGTTGGGCAGCTTCGCTTGCGTTATAAAGGCAGTGCCGGCGGTCACAACGGCATCAAGTCGATCATTCAGCACGTGGGGACGGAGGAGTTCAAACGGGTGCGCATCGGCATCTCCCGACCGCCGCAAGGGATGGAAGTGGTCCATTACGTGCTCTCTGATTTTACCAAGGCGGAACGGCCGTTGATCGAGGAAGTGCTGGACCGCGCGACGGAAGCGATGGAGATGGCACTCACGGAATCTTTCGATAAGGTGATGGCCAAGTTTAACAGCAAGAAGCGTTCATAGGTGTCATACGGGTATTACTTGCAGGCATTCCGGACATACTGATGGCAAGCAGCATTCGAGCATCGATCCGGGAGGAATCAGTATGCCTGTCATCTACTATTGCCGACATTGCGGGACCAAGGTAGGAGAGATCCACGACGATGTGAGCGAATATGCTCTAGGATTCCACCATCTAACCCCTGAGGAACGATCGGAGATGATCTCCTATCAAGCAGGTGGCGAGATTACGGTACGAGTGATCTGTGACTATTGCAGAACCGCACTAGAGACGAATCCCGAACTGTCGCTGCTTCCGAACCTCCTGCAATAGATGCATGTACCGCGTATGGCCTGGGCCTTAAGCCGAGGCCTATTTGGATATGAGAGAGGAGTGGAATTCTATTGCTGCAGCTGCTGCAAGCTTTTCAGAATGACCGAGATTTTCAGACGATCCTATCCGGCATCCGATCCGGGATGCGTGAGCAGCTCGTATCAGGACTCGCAGGATCCGCACGGCAAGTGATGGTGGCAGCCCTGCACCAGAATATCGAACGGCCGCTCTTAATCGTGACTCACAATCTATATGCAGCGCAGAAGATGATGGAGGATCTGCAGGAGATCTGCGACGAAGACTCGGTGATGCTCTACCCGGCGAACGAGCTGACCCTGATCGATATCGCCGCTTCGAGTCCGGAGACCGTCGCCCAGCGCATCGCTGTGCTGTCCCGGCTGTCCCAGGGCTATCGCGGCATCGTGATCGTGCCGTATGCCGGATTGCGCAGGCTGCTTCCCGTGAAGGAAACTTACCGCGATGCGCAGCTCACTTTGCGCGTCGGGGAAGAGGTGCCGCTTGCTGAACTGTCGCTGCAGCTCGTCAGACTCGGCTATGAACGGACGGATATGGTAGAGAAAAAAGGAGAGTTCAGCATCCGCGGCGGGATCATGGACGTCTATCCGCTTACCGCCGATGAAGCCTACCGTATCGAGTGGTTCGACGACGAGATCGATTCGATCCGCACCTTCGATCCCTCTGACCAGCGTTCGATTCATAGAGTGGAGTCGCTGACGATTACCCCGGCGAGAGAGATCATCGCCGATGAACAGCGGATGGCAAAGGCCGCCGATCATGCCGCCGAACTGTTGAACGAACAGCTGGCGAAGATGACGGACCGCCGGGCGAAGGAGCAGCTCGAGGAACATATCCGTGAAGATATTGCGAGATTAAGAGACGGGCATTACTTTCAAGAGATCTATAAATATATATCCTTGTTGTATCCTGAGAGACAGACGATCATCGATTATATGCCTGAAGATACGATCATGATCGTCGATGAGCCGAATCGGCTGCTGGAAACCGCCCGCCAACTGGAGCGGGATGAAGGGGAAACGGTAACGGACTTGCTCAGTGAGGGCAGGACCTTGCCGGCTTTTGTGCTGTCCAAGACTCACGAGCAGGTTCTGCAATATAAGAAATTCCCGATGCTCTATATCCAGTTATTCCTGCGCCAGGTGCCGCATACACAGCCGCAGAATATCGTCAACTTCGTTACCCGGGCGATGCAGAATTTCCACGGCCAGATGAATGTGCTCAAGGCGGAGGCGGACCGCTGGGCGAAGGCGGAGACGCAGGTGCTCATCTTAGCCAGCGACGAGGAGCGGATCAACCGTCTTCGCAGAGTATTAGCTGACTATAAGATCGAGACACCGAGAATCATCAAGGGCAATCTGCAGAGCGGCTTCGAGTTCCCAACCGGAAGGATCGCCGTGATCACCGAGGGTGAAGTTTTCTCGCAGAAACAGCGCAAGGTGAGGAGAAGCGACCGGAAGATCGACAACGCGGAACGCATCAAGAGCTATACGGAGCTTAAGGTCGGCGACTATGTCGTGCATGTCAACCACGGGATCGGCAAGTACGTCGGCATCGGCACCTTGGAGATCGACGGCATCCACAAGGATTATCTCCATATCCTCTATGCCGGCGGGGATAAGCTCTCCGTGCCGATCGATCAGATCGATCTCGTGCAGAAGTATGTCGGCGCCGAGGAGAAGGAACCGAAGCTCTATAAGCTGGGCGGCACGGAATGGCAGCGGGCGAAGAGCAAGGCGCGCAAGTCCGTACAGGACATCGCAGATGATCTGATCAAGCTCTATGCCGAGCGTCAAGCGAGCCGCGGCTACGCTTTCTCGAAGGACACTCCTTATCAGAAGGAATTCGAGAGCATGTTCATGTACAATGAGACGCCTGATCAGCTGCGGGCGATTGAGGAGATCAAGCGGGATATGGAAAGCCCTGTGCCCATGGACCGGCTCTTATGCGGCGATGTCGGCTACGGCAAGACGGAGGTGGCGATTCGCGCTGCCTTCAAGGTGGCGATCGAGGGCAAGCAAGTCGCCGTGCTTGTGCCGACGACGATCCTTGCGCAGCAGCACTTTGAGACCTTCAAGGAGCGATTCAGCGGCTTCCCCTTCGAGATCCACGTGTTAAGCCGCTTCCGCAGCCGCAAGGAACAAAACGAGACGATCAAAGGCCTGAAGCTCGGCACCGTTGACATCGTCATCGGCACCCACCGCCTGCTGTCGAACGACGTGCAGTTTAAGGATCTGGGACTGCTCATCGTCGACGAAGAGCAGCGCTTCGGCGTGGCCCACAAGGAGAAACTGAAGCGGCTGAAGACCAATGTCGATGTCCTGACCTTAACGGCCACGCCGATCCCGCGCACCCTTCATATGTCCATGCTGGGTGTGCGGGATCTGTCCGTCATCGAGACGCCGCCGGAGAACCGCTTCCCCGTACAAACCTATGTCGTCGAACACAGCAACTCGCTGATCCGTGAAGCCGTTGAGCGGGAACTGGCACGCGGCGGTCAGGTATACTATCTCTACAACCGCGTCCAAGGCATCCATCAGATGGCCGAACATATCCAGAACCTCGTGCCCGATGCCCGGGTGGCTGTCGGTCATGGGAAGATGAGCGAGCAGGAGCTGGAGAAAGTGATCCTCGATTTCCTCGATGGGGAGTATGACGTGCTCGTCAGCACGACGATCATCGAGACGGGGGTCGATATCCCGAACGTCAATACTTTGATCGTGCATGACGCCGACAAGATGGGGCTGTCCCAGCTGTATCAGCTGCGCGGCCGCGTTGGCCGTTCCAATCGGATCGCTTACGCATACTTCACGTATCAGAAGGATAAGGTGCTGAACGAAACGGCAGAGAAGCGGCTGCAGGCGATCAAGGAATTCACGGAGCTCGGGTCCGGTTTCAGGATCGCTATGCGCGACCTGGCGATTCGCGGCGCAGGCAATCTGCTCGGTGCTGAGCAGCACGGTTTCATCTCCTCCGTCGGCTTTGAGTTGTACACCCAGATGCTCGCGGAAGAGATTGAGAAGCGCAAACTCGGCCTGCAGGGCGCAGAGGTGAAGGAAGAGAGCAAGGAGTTCACCACGCAGATCGATCTGCCGATCGACGCTTATCTGCCGACGGAATATATATATGACAGCATGCAAAAAATCGAAATATACAAAAAGACTGCTGCCGTGCGTACGCTTGACGATGCTGAACAGCTGCGCGAGGAGATCATCGACCGCTTCGGTCCGATGCCGCAGGCGGTTCAGAATCTTCTGGCTGTTGCCCGCCTGAAAGCTTATGGTAATATGTATAAGATCATATCGATCACGCAGAAAGGTCATGAAGTATCGCTCATCATCGATGAGTCGCAAAATGCGGTCATCGACGGGCAGAAGCTGTTTGCCCTGGGCAGCCAATTCTCCAGAAGGGTGCAGTTCAAATCCGGTTCCAAGATCCACATCGTGTTCAACTGCCGCGGTTTGACGCCCGAGGAGACGGTGGAATTGCTGGAGCAATTCCTCTCCCAATATCAGGATTGCCTGAAACCTAAGGAGGTTCTACAACATGCAGCCAAGTAAATTACGCACTGGATTCACCGCAGCCGTTCTGTTGATCTTACTCGCCGCCGCGCTTACCGCATGCGGGGGCAAAGGTGATCCTGAGCCAATCGGGGATCCGGAGAAGATCGTGGCAGTGTATCAAGGCGGGGAAGTGGACGAGCAAGAATTCAACCGCTACTATTATGTGGACAAATTTCTATTTGCTGCTATGCACGATTATTACGAGCAGATTGCACCCGAGGAGTTCAAACGCCATATGCTTGAGAGTTATATCTCATTCAAGATCCTGGGCGAAAGAGCAAGCGAAGAGATCAGCTCCAGAACAGAAGGTGAAGTGGACGAGCGGATGGTCCAGTTCGAGGCAGAGCTGAGCGCCGATGAGGCAGCGACGCAGAGCTGGGAAGAGAAGTCCAAGGAATGGGGACTCCAGAAGGATGACATCAAGCAGTATATCCTGCTGCAGGCCAAGGCTCTGAATCACGTCCGCTCGCTCATCACCGAGGAGAGAATTCAAGAGATCTATCATGCTGCTTTGGCCGAGAATCCGCACGCATATACGACGGCTACGGTCAGACATGTGCTGGTCGCCTTTGAGCCGGAGGGCGGGGAGCCGCGGTCGAAGGAAGCTGCCCTTGAGCGTGCGCAAGAGATCAAATCGCTGTTAGAGCGTGGAGAAGATTTCACGGAAGTGGCTGAATCCTACTCCGATGATCCGGGTTCCAAAAACAACGGCGGCAGATACGAAGCCGTGAACGTGAACAACTGGGTGGAGCCGTTCAAGGAAGCGGTGCTGGAACTGGACATCGGCACGATCAGCGAACCGGTGGAAACGGCCTACGGCTACCATGTGATTCAAGTGGAAGAACGCGTGGAACCGGGCCTTGATGAGCTGCGAGATCAGCTCGAGGGACAAGCTGTTGACGAGTACTACAAGGCGTTCGTCAACGAAGAATTGCCCGCCTTGATCGAAGAGATCAAGCTGTAGGACGGTGCAGCGTGCAGCAGACGTTCTTCGCGGTCATCACCAGCTTCCCAGCGGCGCAGCAGTGCATAAAATTATGGGAACAGAAGAACACTATGGTCAGCACCAAGTAACCCAGCTATTCCTGTTGTATGACCCATAAATCCCTGTATCCAGTGTCCAATACAAACCCCAAGGAAAGTGAGGCATCAAGACACATGAAAGCAACTGGAATTGTTCGTCGTATCGACGATTTAGGAAGGGTCGTCATACCGAAGGAAATTCGTCGCACACTGCGTATTCGTGAGGGAGATCCGTTAGAAATCTTCGTGGACCGCGACGGTGAAGTGATCCTTAAGAAATATTCTCCGATTGGGGAGTTGGGTGATTTTGCCAAGGAATATGCGGAATCGTTGTACGAGAGCACGAATCATATCACGATGATCTCTGACCGCGATACCATGATCGCCGTTGCCGGAGCATCGAGGAAAGAATACCTGGATAAGGGTGTCGGCTCCCTCGTCGAGAATGCGATGGAATCCCGCAAGACCATCCTGGAGACCAACCCTGGTGAATATGACCTGATCCGTGATGTCATGGAATATTATACCTCCTTTGTTATCGCTCCGATCATCGCGGGAGGAGATCCGATCGGTTCGGTTATTCTCCTCAGCAAGGAAGAGGGCGTGAAGATGGGCGAGATGGAGACGAAGATGGCGGAGACGGCGGCAGGTTTTCTAGGCAAGCAAATGGAACATTAAACAGCCGGATGATACATGGAAGATCCAGGCTTCCGCTCAGCAGACCATGGTCTAGCGAGGCGGAAGTCTTGTTGCTTTAGGGCGCCCTCCCGCGTTTGCTTCCCGCACCAAACGGTGGTAAGGTTTGGGTGAGAGCGGGATGGTTGTTGAAAAGTTACTGGCCTTATAGATGTGGTTACAAGCCGCGCAGGTATGTTGTTCATGTTGTTTGTTCATTAGGTAATGGTCTTATTCCAGTGAATGTTAAGTGGGGGAGAGCATGAAAGGATCTACGCCCGGTACAGCCGTTCATGGGGGAACGCGTCTCATAAGAGGGGTCGCCGTCCTCGGTCTTGCGGCTGCCATCTCGAAGCTGCTTGGCACCCTGCAGAAGATCCCGCTGCAGAACTTGGCCGGAGACGAAGCCTACGGGATCTATTCAGCGGTATATCCCTTCTATGTGCTGGTCCTGTTCCTGGCCACCGCCGGTCTGCCCGCAGCGGTATCCAAACTGGTATCCGAGCAGGCGGCGCTTGGGAATTGGCGGGAAGCACGCAGGATCTATCGGCTGTCCTCCTATCTCTTAACCGGTACGGGCATCGCTGCCTTCCTCTTCTTATATGCCGGGGCAGGGCTTATCGCCTCTTGGATCGGCAGCGCCCAGGCAGAGCAAGCGCTGCGCAGCGTCTCTTACGCGCTGCTCATCGTTCCGCTGATGGCCGCGGGTCGCGGCTATTACCAAGGTTTGCAGAATATGATCCCGACGGCTGTATCGCAGGTCGTGGAGCAGACAGTGCGCGTGGCAGTGATGATCGGCCTGCTCTTGTATCTGACCGGAGCGGGGGAGTCCAGCGGCACCATCGCCGCGGGAGCTGCCTTTGGCTCTGTTGCAGGCGCAGCAGCCGGGCTTGCGGTTATGCTCTGGATCGATATGCGGGATCGCCCGCGGCGCCTTGCCGGGATCCGAACAAGCAGCCGTGAGGCCCGCTTGCCGGCATCCGTCCTCATGCGCAGCATCATCCGTTATGCCATGCCGGTCGCCTTGGGATCGATCGTTGTCCCGATCATCAATATGATCGATTCCTTTACTCTGCCGCGGCTCTTGGTCATCTCCCAAGGATTAAGCGACAGTGAAGCGCTGCATGAATTCGGCATCTATGCCCGCGGTCTGCCCTTGGTGCAGCTCGTC
This sequence is a window from Insulibacter thermoxylanivorax. Protein-coding genes within it:
- the spoVT gene encoding stage V sporulation protein T, with translation MKATGIVRRIDDLGRVVIPKEIRRTLRIREGDPLEIFVDRDGEVILKKYSPIGELGDFAKEYAESLYESTNHITMISDRDTMIAVAGASRKEYLDKGVGSLVENAMESRKTILETNPGEYDLIRDVMEYYTSFVIAPIIAGGDPIGSVILLSKEEGVKMGEMETKMAETAAGFLGKQMEH
- a CDS encoding putative polysaccharide biosynthesis protein — encoded protein: MKGSTPGTAVHGGTRLIRGVAVLGLAAAISKLLGTLQKIPLQNLAGDEAYGIYSAVYPFYVLVLFLATAGLPAAVSKLVSEQAALGNWREARRIYRLSSYLLTGTGIAAFLFLYAGAGLIASWIGSAQAEQALRSVSYALLIVPLMAAGRGYYQGLQNMIPTAVSQVVEQTVRVAVMIGLLLYLTGAGESSGTIAAGAAFGSVAGAAAGLAVMLWIDMRDRPRRLAGIRTSSREARLPASVLMRSIIRYAMPVALGSIVVPIINMIDSFTLPRLLVISQGLSDSEALHEFGIYARGLPLVQLVSMLFSAMSAALVPSLSEAKVQGQEEMVRRRADLTLWLTWLIGLAASAGLMAVSLPVNIMLFTDANGTVTMMIVAWTAVFSSLNVVSTAILQGISQERLPAIHLLIAALLKVILNLLLIPVLGINGAAWSGVVAYAAASLLNIRAIMKHIGLRRGMKEAAGKPLLAVITMVICVLIVYSGLTWLAVVLGADAEGRGWNTISALVLIPFGAAVFGLASLASGAIGAAELMLLPGAGEKLVPLLRRLRLLRGGREDSAEDSA
- the mfd gene encoding transcription-repair coupling factor; amino-acid sequence: MLQLLQAFQNDRDFQTILSGIRSGMREQLVSGLAGSARQVMVAALHQNIERPLLIVTHNLYAAQKMMEDLQEICDEDSVMLYPANELTLIDIAASSPETVAQRIAVLSRLSQGYRGIVIVPYAGLRRLLPVKETYRDAQLTLRVGEEVPLAELSLQLVRLGYERTDMVEKKGEFSIRGGIMDVYPLTADEAYRIEWFDDEIDSIRTFDPSDQRSIHRVESLTITPAREIIADEQRMAKAADHAAELLNEQLAKMTDRRAKEQLEEHIREDIARLRDGHYFQEIYKYISLLYPERQTIIDYMPEDTIMIVDEPNRLLETARQLERDEGETVTDLLSEGRTLPAFVLSKTHEQVLQYKKFPMLYIQLFLRQVPHTQPQNIVNFVTRAMQNFHGQMNVLKAEADRWAKAETQVLILASDEERINRLRRVLADYKIETPRIIKGNLQSGFEFPTGRIAVITEGEVFSQKQRKVRRSDRKIDNAERIKSYTELKVGDYVVHVNHGIGKYVGIGTLEIDGIHKDYLHILYAGGDKLSVPIDQIDLVQKYVGAEEKEPKLYKLGGTEWQRAKSKARKSVQDIADDLIKLYAERQASRGYAFSKDTPYQKEFESMFMYNETPDQLRAIEEIKRDMESPVPMDRLLCGDVGYGKTEVAIRAAFKVAIEGKQVAVLVPTTILAQQHFETFKERFSGFPFEIHVLSRFRSRKEQNETIKGLKLGTVDIVIGTHRLLSNDVQFKDLGLLIVDEEQRFGVAHKEKLKRLKTNVDVLTLTATPIPRTLHMSMLGVRDLSVIETPPENRFPVQTYVVEHSNSLIREAVERELARGGQVYYLYNRVQGIHQMAEHIQNLVPDARVAVGHGKMSEQELEKVILDFLDGEYDVLVSTTIIETGVDIPNVNTLIVHDADKMGLSQLYQLRGRVGRSNRIAYAYFTYQKDKVLNETAEKRLQAIKEFTELGSGFRIAMRDLAIRGAGNLLGAEQHGFISSVGFELYTQMLAEEIEKRKLGLQGAEVKEESKEFTTQIDLPIDAYLPTEYIYDSMQKIEIYKKTAAVRTLDDAEQLREEIIDRFGPMPQAVQNLLAVARLKAYGNMYKIISITQKGHEVSLIIDESQNAVIDGQKLFALGSQFSRRVQFKSGSKIHIVFNCRGLTPEETVELLEQFLSQYQDCLKPKEVLQHAAK
- a CDS encoding peptidylprolyl isomerase; amino-acid sequence: MQPSKLRTGFTAAVLLILLAAALTACGGKGDPEPIGDPEKIVAVYQGGEVDEQEFNRYYYVDKFLFAAMHDYYEQIAPEEFKRHMLESYISFKILGERASEEISSRTEGEVDERMVQFEAELSADEAATQSWEEKSKEWGLQKDDIKQYILLQAKALNHVRSLITEERIQEIYHAALAENPHAYTTATVRHVLVAFEPEGGEPRSKEAALERAQEIKSLLERGEDFTEVAESYSDDPGSKNNGGRYEAVNVNNWVEPFKEAVLELDIGTISEPVETAYGYHVIQVEERVEPGLDELRDQLEGQAVDEYYKAFVNEELPALIEEIKL